A part of Misgurnus anguillicaudatus chromosome 6, ASM2758022v2, whole genome shotgun sequence genomic DNA contains:
- the irx5b gene encoding iroquois-class homeodomain protein IRX-5b — protein MAFPQGYLYQSSLSLFSCPPHASGAITGPRTHDLGRSSAFAPYASTAFTNTAFNSIQYSSESTAPFTSYVGSPYDHSPGVTGSVGFHPYAGALGAYPLGDPAYRKNATRDATATLKAWLSEHRKNPYPTKGEKIMLAIITKMTLTQVSTWFANARRRLKKENKMTWTPRNRSEDEDEEDSIDLEKNDEDDEPLKTTKTAEITKDSVGDDCSERITETHDDADRVTIDCGEHETRTMRESPPVATTSSPQNDTSETTKPPNENCKPTSVIHSANPTPKPKLWSLAEIATSDKGCDEPSQTSGRLSPAGSPVRCPYPPRHLFYTPPGFCPGFTSAFGPLRESNPTHLSGINQTALHRDSKLTLEMCQELSFAHIRRQNI, from the exons ATGGCATTTCCTCAAGGATATTTGTACCAGTCTTCACTCTCTCTGTTCTCGTGTCCTCCGCACGCGTCCGGGGCTATCACGGGCCCGCGCACGCATGATTTGGGACGCTCGTCCGCTTTCGCCCCGTACGCGTCCACAGCTTTCACCAACACAGCCTTTAACTCCATCCAGTACAGCTCTGAATCTACAGCCCCTTTCACTTCTTACGTG GGCTCCCCATACGACCACTCGCCGGGCGTAACGGGCTCGGTGGGCTTTCATCCGTACGCCGGTGCGCTGGGCGCGTACCCGCTCGGAGACCCCGCTTACCGGAAGAACGCCACGCGAGATGCCACCGCCACCCTAAAGGCCTGGCTGAGTGAGCACAGGAAAAACCCGTATCCCACGAAGGGTGAAAAGATCATGTTGGCcatcatcacaaaaatgacccTCACTCAGGTCTCCACCTGGTTCGCCAACGCTCGGAGAAGACTgaagaaagaaaacaaaatgacaTGGACGCCACGAAACAGAAGTGAGGACGAAGATGAGGAGGACAGCATTGATTTGGAGAAaaatgatgaagatgatgaacCTCTCAAAACCACAAAGACAGCAGAGATAACCAAAGATTCAG TTGGCGACGACTGTTCAGAAAGAATCACGGAAACGCACGACGACGCGGATCGTGTTACAATCGACTGCGGAGAGCACGAGACGCGGACAATGCGCGAGTCGCCGCCGGTGGCCACGACCTCCTCTCCCCAAAACGACACGAGTGAAACCACGAAACCCCCAAATGAAAACTGCAAACCCACATCTGTCATTCATTCAGCAAACCCGACCCCTAAACCCAAACTGTGGTCTCTTGCTGAAATCGCTACGTCGGATAAGGGGTGTGACGAACCGTCCCAGACATCTGGGAGGTTATCACCCGCTGGGTCACCCGTGCGGTGTCCGTATCCCCCGAGACATTTATTCTACACTCCTCCGGGATTCTGCCCGGGCTTCACGAGCGCATTCGGACCCCTGCGCGAATCAAACCCGACGCATCTGAGCGGAATAAACCAGACTGCGTTACACAGAGACAGTAAACTCACACTGGAGATGTGTCAGGAACTCAGCTTTGCGCACATCAGGAGGCAGAATATATAA